One Streptomyces mobaraensis NBRC 13819 = DSM 40847 DNA segment encodes these proteins:
- a CDS encoding winged helix-turn-helix domain-containing protein: MSLESPESSASPAARGRHPRHALAPLLSSPVRLSIVAALASVDKAEFGYVRDLVEITDSVLSKQAAALEEAGWVAVAKGRVGRRARTWLSLTDEGRSGYRRHLAALRAIAGLPDPG, from the coding sequence GTGAGCCTTGAGAGTCCTGAGAGTTCTGCGAGCCCCGCCGCCCGGGGCCGGCACCCGCGGCACGCACTGGCGCCGCTGCTCTCGTCGCCCGTGCGGCTGTCGATCGTGGCGGCCCTCGCGTCCGTAGACAAGGCCGAGTTCGGCTATGTGCGCGACCTGGTGGAGATCACCGACTCGGTGCTCTCGAAGCAGGCCGCGGCCCTGGAGGAGGCAGGCTGGGTCGCGGTGGCCAAGGGGCGGGTGGGCCGGCGGGCCCGCACCTGGCTCTCCCTCACCGACGAGGGGCGGTCCGGCTACCGGCGGCACCTCGCCGCGCTACGAGCCATCGCGGGCCTGCCGGACCCCGGCTGA
- a CDS encoding RNA 2'-phosphotransferase: protein MHDGRTVRVSKYLSKHLRHEPGRIGLRLDAAGWVRIDELLAAAAAHGFPFTREELVHVVAVDDKRRFAVDGERIRARQGHSVPVDLALPPAEPPPYLYHGTVARFLPAIRAEGLRPMNRHHVHLSPDRETATRVGARRGRPVVLAVDSGAMRAAGHVFHVTGNGVWLTAAVPARYLRFRSGGGTGGGEGGKGAAGRS, encoded by the coding sequence ATGCACGACGGCAGAACAGTACGGGTCTCCAAGTACCTCTCGAAGCACCTGCGTCACGAGCCCGGGCGCATCGGCCTCCGGCTCGACGCGGCGGGCTGGGTGCGGATCGACGAGCTCCTGGCCGCTGCCGCCGCCCACGGCTTCCCGTTCACCCGCGAGGAGCTGGTCCACGTCGTGGCCGTCGACGACAAACGGCGGTTCGCCGTGGACGGGGAGCGGATCCGGGCCCGGCAGGGGCATTCGGTGCCGGTGGACCTGGCCCTGCCGCCCGCCGAGCCGCCGCCGTACCTGTACCACGGCACCGTGGCGCGCTTCCTGCCCGCGATCCGCGCCGAGGGCCTGCGCCCCATGAACCGCCATCACGTGCACCTCTCGCCGGACCGCGAGACCGCCACCCGGGTGGGCGCCCGGCGCGGCCGTCCCGTCGTCCTCGCCGTCGACAGCGGCGCCATGCGCGCCGCCGGGCACGTCTTCCACGTCACCGGCAACGGGGTGTGGCTGACGGCCGCGGTCCCCGCCCGCTACCTGCGCTTCCGGTCCGGTGGCGGGACGGGTGGCGGGGAGGGCGGGAAGGGGGCGGCCGGGCGGTCGTGA
- a CDS encoding CGNR zinc finger domain-containing protein, protein MREAPPAALLIEAFVNTVDVEQGTDDLSGPAELAAWFREHGLPAGDPAPGAEDHRLALALRAGLREELGVHVGDSADPRFVEAAEAALAALPLRAVLRPGDTGAALVPDPGEPPARRALGALAAAWSELAVTGEAARLKRCAEHGCAWVFWDTSKNRSRRWCSMRVCGNRAKARRYAARQAAGTLD, encoded by the coding sequence ATGCGCGAAGCACCGCCGGCGGCCCTGCTGATCGAGGCGTTCGTCAACACCGTCGACGTCGAGCAGGGGACCGACGACCTGTCCGGCCCCGCCGAACTGGCCGCCTGGTTCCGCGAGCACGGGCTCCCGGCCGGGGATCCGGCGCCCGGCGCCGAGGACCACCGCCTCGCCCTGGCCCTGCGCGCGGGCCTCCGCGAGGAACTGGGCGTCCACGTCGGCGACTCCGCCGACCCCCGGTTCGTCGAGGCCGCCGAGGCGGCGCTGGCGGCCCTGCCGTTGCGGGCCGTCCTCCGCCCCGGCGACACGGGCGCCGCCCTGGTCCCCGACCCCGGGGAGCCTCCGGCGCGGCGGGCGCTGGGCGCCCTGGCCGCCGCCTGGAGCGAACTCGCCGTCACCGGCGAGGCGGCCCGGCTCAAGCGCTGCGCGGAGCACGGCTGTGCCTGGGTCTTCTGGGACACGTCCAAGAACCGCAGCCGCCGCTGGTGCTCGATGCGGGTCTGCGGCAACCGCGCCAAGGCCCGCCGCTACGCGGCCCGGCAGGCCGCCGGCACCCTGGACTAG
- a CDS encoding MFS transporter encodes MTSAAQPALWRRVGVVAALMVAAFTFNTAENLPIGLLTLLSDDLGTSLGAVGILVTGYGVTVAVASLPLAHATRSVPRRHLLTALLAALAAANAVAAVVPSYALMFTARVVTALAQALFWAVMGPVAVGLFPERVRGRVLGVLSVAGSLAMVLGVPAGTWLGRHYGREAPFAVLAGAAAVSMLLVAALLPATRPEEGHGSRGTRPDRRRFAVVLATTALSVTGAFAGYTYVVEFLGEVGGFSDDSVSALLTVPGVAGVIGVSVAGPLLDRYPRATLAVPVATQAAGMLGLYAFGDRQAAAVAFLAVLGASLGPVFMATQARVLESAPGRTEVALAANSGAFNAGVAVGALLGGALLPLAGVRGTFLAGGLLTLAALTALLGERLLPAAAPRGPAISS; translated from the coding sequence ATGACCAGTGCCGCACAGCCGGCTCTCTGGCGGCGGGTGGGGGTGGTCGCGGCCCTGATGGTCGCCGCCTTCACCTTCAACACGGCGGAGAACCTGCCGATCGGGCTGCTCACGCTGCTGTCGGACGATCTGGGCACCTCGCTCGGGGCCGTCGGGATCCTGGTCACCGGCTACGGCGTGACGGTGGCCGTCGCCTCCCTTCCGCTGGCCCACGCCACGCGGTCCGTCCCCCGCCGCCACCTGCTCACCGCGCTGCTCGCGGCGCTGGCGGCGGCGAACGCGGTCGCCGCCGTCGTCCCCTCCTACGCGCTGATGTTCACCGCGCGCGTGGTGACGGCGCTCGCCCAGGCGCTGTTCTGGGCGGTGATGGGGCCGGTGGCCGTCGGCCTGTTCCCCGAGCGGGTGCGCGGGCGGGTGCTCGGGGTGCTGTCCGTGGCCGGGTCGCTCGCCATGGTGCTGGGCGTCCCGGCCGGCACCTGGCTGGGCCGGCACTACGGCCGCGAGGCGCCGTTCGCCGTCCTGGCGGGCGCGGCGGCGGTCTCCATGCTCCTGGTCGCCGCCCTGCTGCCCGCCACCCGGCCCGAGGAGGGGCACGGCTCGCGCGGCACGCGCCCGGACCGGCGCCGCTTCGCGGTCGTCCTGGCCACCACGGCCCTGTCCGTGACGGGTGCCTTCGCCGGGTACACCTACGTGGTCGAGTTCCTGGGCGAGGTCGGCGGCTTCTCCGACGACTCCGTCAGCGCCCTGCTCACCGTGCCGGGTGTGGCGGGCGTCATCGGGGTGTCCGTCGCCGGTCCGCTGCTGGACCGATACCCGCGCGCCACCCTGGCCGTCCCGGTCGCCACACAGGCGGCCGGCATGCTGGGGCTGTACGCGTTCGGCGACCGGCAGGCGGCGGCCGTGGCCTTCCTGGCGGTGCTCGGCGCCTCGCTGGGACCGGTGTTCATGGCGACGCAGGCCCGGGTCCTGGAGTCCGCCCCCGGCCGTACGGAGGTCGCCCTGGCCGCGAACTCCGGGGCGTTCAACGCGGGGGTGGCCGTCGGGGCCCTGCTCGGCGGCGCGCTGCTGCCCCTGGCGGGGGTGCGCGGCACGTTCCTCGCGGGCGGCCTGCTGACCCTGGCGGCGCTGACGGCCCTGCTGGGCGAACGGCTGCTGCCGGCCGCCGCGCCGCGCGGTCCGGCGATCTCGTCCTGA